One genomic window of Struthio camelus isolate bStrCam1 chromosome 1, bStrCam1.hap1, whole genome shotgun sequence includes the following:
- the SENP7 gene encoding sentrin-specific protease 7 isoform X9, which produces MEGRTSASSGHISLHIPKKKLNTKSEDVQVQSPLTRLPDSHRWVYPLKEWRLSARNRESSTRRKRQRDCDRCSCNDEESIGNEHCLRKTDDGPCKLTEPSKESESNNFVFAFRKRELQKKENKNYVEVDKRNKSMSSTSLSWKGSDSFDSERRKRRFSDDCNSHIPEKSLLTSKEQRLSSTQSPGCRNLCEDEQSHRSALVRDCVPQLSEMGHKDASTHSRLRSAHSCAEVLGSESPPRSLLEKQLPASDEDTISPRVSTIKKLKVDTSQYLSKLRNRICRVVLSSDDEDGSSEPKCIEPLQDNITEDKETDQEPDLSFSKMLLEDRMESHTEQLLMESAEDKCPVSLPSGSTPSEQMNPALDIAFTSLYIGRFSWSSAGHARFTIRYIMIPFQVALNKNIKLTVDTLDLRRFGLWRSDGGCSSRTIIFLWLSADYVEKMETQLGKSIFSTPSKSSEFVFLELSQPLTEWEEVRLAELITNVSKRNRAPDLPEFLSLKQALPLFKDLSAEESSFMSYSKDLLKQCMPKESTSDVHEPAFRESKPKVARPSYALANKQNSGCYSISLSSALNEEWKEVRETGAVKNLIVYPPPPAKGGLGVTREDLECLEYGEFLNDVIIDFYLKYLLLEKAPKHLADRTHIFSSFFYKCLTRTEKNSEGDPKLSAAQRRHKRVRTWTRHINIFSKDFIFVPVNEESHWYIAVICFPWLEEAVFEECPHQTSLYHQLQQSPLQAEKESQSTRTSSVLAFPGNCKDEEMDANRSLFSKGDSHDAAVLDSDISKNSLSNSRRQICKRPCILILDSLKAGSLQNTVQVLREYLEAEWEAKRKTHREFSKSTMVDFCPRVPKQDNSSDCGVYLLQYVESFFQNPIDNFEQPMHLEKWFPRQVIRSKREEIRDLILQLHFQQHSGSSS; this is translated from the exons GAATGAGCATTGCCTGAGAAAGACAGACGATGGCCCTTGTAAATTGACCGAGCCTTCTAAGGAATCAGAAAGCAATAATTTTGTCTTCGCTTTTAGAAAACGTGAGCTGCAGAAGAAAG AAAACAAGAACTATGTTGAAGTGGATAAGAGGAACAAAAGCATGAGCAGTACCTCTCTTAGTTGGAAGGGATCAGACTCCTTTGAttctgagagaaggaaaagaagatttaGCGATGATTGTAATTCACATATTCCAGAAAAATCACTTCTAACATCT aaagagcAAAGATTGAGTTCAACTCAGTCTCCTGGCTGCAGAAACCTTTGTGAGGATGAACAAAGTCACAGGTCTGCCCTGGTGCGGGACTGTGTTCCGCAGCTATCAGAGATGGGTCATAAAGACGCTTCCACCCACAGCCGTTTAAGGTCTGCTCACAGCTGCGCAGAGGTACTTGGCTCAGAGTCTCCTCCCAGAAGCTTGTTGGAGAAGCAGCTTCCTGCTTCCGATGAGGACACGATTTCACCACGAGTCAGTACCATCAAGAAATTAAAGGTGGATACGTCGCAGTATCTGAGCAAGTTGCGGAACAGAATCTGCAGGG tTGTCCTTTCCAGTGATGATGAGGATGGCTCTTCTGAACCAAAGTGCATAGAGCCGCTGCAGGATAATATTACTGAAGATAAAGAAACAGACCAAGAGCCTGATTTATCTTTCTCAAAAATGCTATTGGAAGACAGGATGGAAAGTCACACAGAGCAG cttttaatGGAGTCAGCTGAAGATAAATGTCCTGTCAGCTTACCTTCTGGTAGCACACCTAGTGAACAGATGAACCCAGCATTGGATATTGCATTTACTAGTCTATACATCGGGAGATTTAGTTGGTCATCAGCAGGTCATGCTAGG tttacaaTCAGGTATATTATGATCCCATTTCAGG TGGCTCTTAATAAGAATATTAAGCTGACAGTGGATACCCTGGATCTGAGAAGGTTTGGTCTGTGGAGAAGTGACGGTGGCTGTTCCTCAAGGACAATTATTTTCCTTTGGTTGTCCGCAGATTATGTAGAAAAGATGGAAACCCAATTAGGAAAGTCTATTTTCAGCACGCCAT ccaAATCtagtgaatttgtttttcttgaactATCCCAACCACTCACAGAGTGGGAAGAAGTTAGATTGGCTGAATTAATTACGAATGTTAGCAAGAGGAACAGAGCACCAGATCTCCCTGAGTTTTTGTCTTTGAAGCAAGCTTTACCATTGTTTAAGGATCTTTCTGCTGAAGAGAGCTCTTTTATGAGTTACAGTAAGGATCTACTAAAGCAATGTATGCCGAAAGAGAGTACCTCAGATGTGCATGAGCCTGCATTTCGG GAATCAAAACCAAAAGTGGCCAGGCCTAGTTATGCACTTGCAAATAAGCAGAACAGTGGTTGCTATTCCATTTCTCTGTCCTCTGCACTGAATGAAGAATGGAAAGAAGTAAGAGAAACTGGAGCAGTTAAGAA TTTGATTGTTTATCCACCTCCACCTGCAAAAGGAGGCCTTGGAGTCACAAGAGAAGATCTAGAGTGCTTAGAGTATGGAGAATTTCTCAATGATGTCATCATTGATTTCTATCTTAA ATACCTCTTGTTGGAGAAAGCTCCAAAACATCTTGCTGATCGTACACATATTTTTAGCAGTTTCTTCTATAAGTGCCTGACCAGGACAGAAAAAAACTCGGAAGGGGATCCCAAACTTTC agcagcacagagaagaCACAAAAGAGTAAGAACGTGGACTCGTCATATAAACATCTTCAGCAAAGATTTTATCTTTGTGCCTGTGAATGAGGA GTCTCATTGGTACATTGCGGTCATCTGTTTTCCGTGGCTAGAAGAAGCTGTGTTTGAGGAATGTCCCCATCAGACTTCATTATATCACCAGCTTCAACAATCTCCACTTCAGGCAGAGAAGGAGAGTCAGAGCACTAGAACCAGTTCAGTGTTGGCCTTTCCTGGTAACTGCAAGGATGAAGAAATGGATGCAAACAGAAGTTTATTCTCAAAAG gTGACAGCCATGATGCTGCAGTTCTGGACTCGGATATTTCTAAA aaCTCTCTAAGTAATTCCAGAAGGCAAATTTGTAAAAG GCCTTGTATACTCATCTTAGATTCTTTAAAGGCTGGCTCCTTGCAGAACACAGTTCAGGTTTTGAGAGA GTACCTGGAAGCAGAATGGGAAGCTAAACGAAAAACACACCGGGAATTCAGTAAATCAACCATGGTTGACTTCTGTCCCAGAGTGCCTAAACAGGATAACAGCAGTGACTGTGGGGTATATTTGCTGCAGTATGTGGAAAGCTTCTTCCAG AATCCCATCGATAACTTTGAACAGCCAATGCATCTGGAGAAGTGGTTTCCTCGTCAGGTGATCAGAAGCAAACGAGAAGAAATTCGAGACCTGATCTTGCAATTGCACTTTCAACAGCATAGTGGCAGCAGCAGCTAA
- the SENP7 gene encoding sentrin-specific protease 7 isoform X3: MEGRTSASSGHISLHIPKKKLNTKSEDVQVQSPLTRLPDSHRWVYPLKEWRLSARNRESSTRRKRQRDCDRCSCNDEESIGQPKVILTNVLRTKIGRKYTQAQPKTDANFSDADKLQLDQLPSSSVASLKIWQILNPTLQSLFLSKRQPKVMLTNVLRTKIGRKYINSHVIVDANLSDADKLQSGQLPSSSVASLQTCQILSPPQESSFLSKRNEHCLRKTDDGPCKLTEPSKESESNNFVFAFRKRELQKKENKNYVEVDKRNKSMSSTSLSWKGSDSFDSERRKRRFSDDCNSHIPEKSLLTSKEQRLSSTQSPGCRNLCEDEQSHRSALVRDCVPQLSEMGHKDASTHSRLRSAHSCAEVLGSESPPRSLLEKQLPASDEDTISPRVSTIKKLKVDTSQYLSKLRNRICRGNQPLVSVEPIVLSSDDEDGSSEPKCIEPLQDNITEDKETDQEPDLSFSKMLLEDRMESHTEQLLMESAEDKCPVSLPSGSTPSEQMNPALDIAFTSLYIGRFSWSSAGHARFTIRYIMIPFQVALNKNIKLTVDTLDLRRFGLWRSDGGCSSRTIIFLWLSADYVEKMETQLGKSIFSTPSKSSEFVFLELSQPLTEWEEVRLAELITNVSKRNRAPDLPEFLSLKQALPLFKDLSAEESSFMSYSKDLLKQCMPKESTSDVHEPAFRESKPKVARPSYALANKQNSGCYSISLSSALNEEWKEVRETGAVKNLIVYPPPPAKGGLGVTREDLECLEYGEFLNDVIIDFYLKYLLLEKAPKHLADRTHIFSSFFYKCLTRTEKNSEGDPKLSAAQRRHKRVRTWTRHINIFSKDFIFVPVNEESHWYIAVICFPWLEEAVFEECPHQTSLYHQLQQSPLQAEKESQSTRTSSVLAFPGNCKDEEMDANRSLFSKGDSHDAAVLDSDISKNSLSNSRRQICKRPCILILDSLKAGSLQNTVQVLREYLEAEWEAKRKTHREFSKSTMVDFCPRVPKQDNSSDCGVYLLQYVESFFQNPIDNFEQPMHLEKWFPRQVIRSKREEIRDLILQLHFQQHSGSSS, from the exons GCAACCCAAAGTTATCTTGACGAATGTCCTGAGGACGAAAATAGGACGAAAATACACACAAGCGCAACCTAAAACTGATGCTAATTTTTCTGATGCTGACAAGCTGCAGTTAGATCAACTACCTTCGTCATCTGTTGCCAGCCTAAAGATATGGCAAATTTTAAACCCTACTCTCCAAAGCCTTTTTCTATCCAAAAG GCAACCCAAAGTTATGTTGACGAACGTCCTGAGGACgaaaattggaagaaaatacATAAACAGCCACGTAATAGTTGATGCTAATTTATCTGATGCTGACAAGTTACAATCAGGTCAACTGCCCTCATCATCTGTTGCCAGCCTACAGACATGTCAAATATTAAGTCCTCCTCAGGAAAGTTCTTTTCTGTCCAAAAG GAATGAGCATTGCCTGAGAAAGACAGACGATGGCCCTTGTAAATTGACCGAGCCTTCTAAGGAATCAGAAAGCAATAATTTTGTCTTCGCTTTTAGAAAACGTGAGCTGCAGAAGAAAG AAAACAAGAACTATGTTGAAGTGGATAAGAGGAACAAAAGCATGAGCAGTACCTCTCTTAGTTGGAAGGGATCAGACTCCTTTGAttctgagagaaggaaaagaagatttaGCGATGATTGTAATTCACATATTCCAGAAAAATCACTTCTAACATCT aaagagcAAAGATTGAGTTCAACTCAGTCTCCTGGCTGCAGAAACCTTTGTGAGGATGAACAAAGTCACAGGTCTGCCCTGGTGCGGGACTGTGTTCCGCAGCTATCAGAGATGGGTCATAAAGACGCTTCCACCCACAGCCGTTTAAGGTCTGCTCACAGCTGCGCAGAGGTACTTGGCTCAGAGTCTCCTCCCAGAAGCTTGTTGGAGAAGCAGCTTCCTGCTTCCGATGAGGACACGATTTCACCACGAGTCAGTACCATCAAGAAATTAAAGGTGGATACGTCGCAGTATCTGAGCAAGTTGCGGAACAGAATCTGCAGGGGTAATCAGCCGCTTGTTTCAGTTGAGCCAA tTGTCCTTTCCAGTGATGATGAGGATGGCTCTTCTGAACCAAAGTGCATAGAGCCGCTGCAGGATAATATTACTGAAGATAAAGAAACAGACCAAGAGCCTGATTTATCTTTCTCAAAAATGCTATTGGAAGACAGGATGGAAAGTCACACAGAGCAG cttttaatGGAGTCAGCTGAAGATAAATGTCCTGTCAGCTTACCTTCTGGTAGCACACCTAGTGAACAGATGAACCCAGCATTGGATATTGCATTTACTAGTCTATACATCGGGAGATTTAGTTGGTCATCAGCAGGTCATGCTAGG tttacaaTCAGGTATATTATGATCCCATTTCAGG TGGCTCTTAATAAGAATATTAAGCTGACAGTGGATACCCTGGATCTGAGAAGGTTTGGTCTGTGGAGAAGTGACGGTGGCTGTTCCTCAAGGACAATTATTTTCCTTTGGTTGTCCGCAGATTATGTAGAAAAGATGGAAACCCAATTAGGAAAGTCTATTTTCAGCACGCCAT ccaAATCtagtgaatttgtttttcttgaactATCCCAACCACTCACAGAGTGGGAAGAAGTTAGATTGGCTGAATTAATTACGAATGTTAGCAAGAGGAACAGAGCACCAGATCTCCCTGAGTTTTTGTCTTTGAAGCAAGCTTTACCATTGTTTAAGGATCTTTCTGCTGAAGAGAGCTCTTTTATGAGTTACAGTAAGGATCTACTAAAGCAATGTATGCCGAAAGAGAGTACCTCAGATGTGCATGAGCCTGCATTTCGG GAATCAAAACCAAAAGTGGCCAGGCCTAGTTATGCACTTGCAAATAAGCAGAACAGTGGTTGCTATTCCATTTCTCTGTCCTCTGCACTGAATGAAGAATGGAAAGAAGTAAGAGAAACTGGAGCAGTTAAGAA TTTGATTGTTTATCCACCTCCACCTGCAAAAGGAGGCCTTGGAGTCACAAGAGAAGATCTAGAGTGCTTAGAGTATGGAGAATTTCTCAATGATGTCATCATTGATTTCTATCTTAA ATACCTCTTGTTGGAGAAAGCTCCAAAACATCTTGCTGATCGTACACATATTTTTAGCAGTTTCTTCTATAAGTGCCTGACCAGGACAGAAAAAAACTCGGAAGGGGATCCCAAACTTTC agcagcacagagaagaCACAAAAGAGTAAGAACGTGGACTCGTCATATAAACATCTTCAGCAAAGATTTTATCTTTGTGCCTGTGAATGAGGA GTCTCATTGGTACATTGCGGTCATCTGTTTTCCGTGGCTAGAAGAAGCTGTGTTTGAGGAATGTCCCCATCAGACTTCATTATATCACCAGCTTCAACAATCTCCACTTCAGGCAGAGAAGGAGAGTCAGAGCACTAGAACCAGTTCAGTGTTGGCCTTTCCTGGTAACTGCAAGGATGAAGAAATGGATGCAAACAGAAGTTTATTCTCAAAAG gTGACAGCCATGATGCTGCAGTTCTGGACTCGGATATTTCTAAA aaCTCTCTAAGTAATTCCAGAAGGCAAATTTGTAAAAG GCCTTGTATACTCATCTTAGATTCTTTAAAGGCTGGCTCCTTGCAGAACACAGTTCAGGTTTTGAGAGA GTACCTGGAAGCAGAATGGGAAGCTAAACGAAAAACACACCGGGAATTCAGTAAATCAACCATGGTTGACTTCTGTCCCAGAGTGCCTAAACAGGATAACAGCAGTGACTGTGGGGTATATTTGCTGCAGTATGTGGAAAGCTTCTTCCAG AATCCCATCGATAACTTTGAACAGCCAATGCATCTGGAGAAGTGGTTTCCTCGTCAGGTGATCAGAAGCAAACGAGAAGAAATTCGAGACCTGATCTTGCAATTGCACTTTCAACAGCATAGTGGCAGCAGCAGCTAA